GAAGGCTTGGCGGATATTTTCCACATAGACCAGGGCATTACGGGGCGACATCCAGGCGTGGGGATTGGGCTTATCGGTATAGGGGCCGTCGGCGATCGGAATCGGTTCGATGCCTTCCGTTAGCACCACAGAGGGCACATCCTTCACGTTGCCCAAAAATTGCTCGAACCAACGCTCTAGGTTCATGCCGTTGTAAAGGATTAAGTCTGCGTCCTGAGCCTTGACAATGTCACTGGGAGTCGGCTCATAACCGTGGATCTCTGCACCAATGCGAGTGATGGATTCCACCACTAACTTGTCTCCGGCAACATTCTGGACCATGTCGGCCAATACGGTGAAGGTGGTTAAAACCTTCTTTTTCTCCTCTGTTTCCCCCTGGACTTCTGTGGTTACGGCTGTCACTTCTTCGCTGGGAGCATTGGATGTCGTGACTTCCGCCGTGCCACAACCGGTCAGCCAAAAGGCGATCGCCAAACCAGACGCCAGCAGTCCTCCCCGGGAAGCAAATGATGTTGCCATAGTGATAATGGTCTTTCATGATCATCTCATTTTTCATTATCTTCTCATAATTGCAGTGAAAACGGGGAGTTAAAATTTCTTAACTTTTACCAACTGGTAAGCTCGTGGGCTTTTTCTGACCACTAAAACTTTCTGCTTTTTACATGCTCAGAACGGGGTGTGCCTGGCGACTTGTACCCCACGATTTTCCTAAATGGCGAACGGTCTATGGTTATTTCCAGCCATGGCACGAAGATGGTACCTGGAAAAAATTAAACCGTATCTTCCGTGAGAAAGTTCGGCTCAAAGCTGGAAGAAATACTCACCCTAGTGCCGGTTGTTTAGATTCACAGTCACTCAAAAGGGCTTGAACTGGCCAAGAACCTGGCTATGACGGTGGAAAAAAGGTCAATGGTCGTAAACGTACAATCCTTGTGGATACCATGGGATTAATTCTCGATGTTGTCGTCCATGGTGCCCATCGCTCCGACCATCAGGGTCTGATTCTACTTGGCACCTGGTTTGCTCCCCTTTGGCAGTGCCTGCAAGTTATATGGACTGACAGTACCTTTGGCGGAAAGGATTTTATCCATTGGGCGGAGCATACTTTTGGTTGGACCTTGAATGTGGTCAGCAAAAAGTAGGGACAAAAAGGCTTTGAAGTCCTACCCCGCCGTTGGGCAGTCGAGCGCACCTTTGCTTGGTTTGGACGTTATCGTCGTTTAAGTAAGGATTATGAATATTTACCTACCACCAGTGAGACAATGCTCTATGTTGCCATGGTTCATCTTATGCCTCAAAGGCTTGCTTAAAACTTTTCAAACACTTTCCTAGGCTTGCAAAGACTAGAATTTGCTCCCTGCAATGCAAAGCCGCAGTACGTAATACTGTTCTTTGGATTTTGTAAGAAGGTGCTCAAATATTTCTGTAATTGCGGGTTTTAAATCCTCCGGAACATTCATTGCGACAACCTAAAATGCTAGATTTTCCAATCCATAGAGGGTAAAATTTGTAAGCCCACTAATACCTTTTCTGTATTGGACAAATCACCAATAATTTTTTTGATTGGTTCGGGTAATTTTCTTACTAAAGTAGGCAATGCCAAAATACTATCTTCAATCGCCAATTCAGGTTGTTGGGTCAAATCGATGATTTCAATTTGGTATTGACCGTTTAGATATTCTTCACAAATCTTTTTTAAATTTATAAAAGCTGTGACGGATTTAGGAGTTTGTCCCGCTACATACAGACGCAGTTGCCAAACTTCCAAGTTTTGATTGCCAGATAGAGCGTTTAAATTTTCCATAATAGAAGACTCTTCAGTACTTAGGGGTTTTGATAAATGTGGCGAGACTTTTTAATCAGATTACGGTTGGCCAACATTGTTTGTTTGAATTCTTTCTCCTCTAACATTAGTACTTCTAATTCCTCATCTTGACTGGCTAGTTTCATTTGGAGGGCATCAATCTTCGCCTGCAGTAAGTACTTTTTTCGCTCAAAATTCCGTTTGCTGAGTTCTAGGGCCTGTTGCCGCCTTTTGGCGATCGCCTCTTCTTCTAAAATTTGATTAATCCTTTGGGTACCTGTTAGTACTTGCCCTTCACCAATATAAGCTTCAATCAAATCTACCCCATCATTACTAAGGATGAATTCCCGCACTTGGTTGGAGTGGGCCATGCCCCTAGATTTCAAAATATAGAGAATACGATTTCTTTCTCCATTTATTCTCAGGGTCTGTAACTCCAGCCATGTATCCATTAAGGAAGAAACACCAACTTCTGTTTGTTCATTATCATATCCCACATTGCCGCCGGTCAAATCCGTCAAAAATACGGTAATCTTTTGGCTTTTTAGATAATCAATTAGACGCATGAAAAAGTTTTTTGTTTGATTTAAATTGCCACTAGTAATTAGGTTACTCATTGGATCAACTACCACCAAGCTTGGCTTAAAATTCCTGACCCAACTATGAATCTTAAACAGACGCATCTCTAAATTATAATTAGTAGGACGAGTGGCATCAAATTGTAGTAATTGGCTGTCTAAATAGGGCGATAAATCTAGACCAATGGAATTTAAATTGCGGCAAATTTGTTGGGGCGATTCTTCGGTAGCAAGATATAAACATCGTTCTCCCCGTAAGCAAGTTGCCTGGGCAAAAAAGGCCGCCAGGGTAGTTTTGCCAGTGCCAGCTCTCCCGGTTACTAAAATGCTACTGCCACGGTAATAACCCTGCCCGCCAAACATATCATCCAATTGGGGAATGCCAGTGGAAATTCGCTCCTGGGAGACGCTGTGATTGAGAATCAGGGAAGTGATAGGCAACACGGAAATGCCATTTTCTTCGATCAAAAAAGGATATTCATTATTGCTATGGCGTGAGCCTCGATATTTAACGACCTGAATAGTTCTGGTGGCAACCTCTTCCACAGTTTTTTGATCGAGTTTAATAACACAATCAGACACGTATTCTTCCAGGCCTTGCCTAGTTAAATTTTTGTCGCCCCGTTCCCCTGTGATCACTGCGGTAACGCCTTTTTGCTTTAACCAATGGAATAAACGACGTAATTCTGCTCGGACAATATTGGTATTCTCTAAGCCAGAAAAAAGAACTTCAATTGTATCTAAAAGGATTCGCTTTGCACCAATTTTATTAATGGCATAGCCTAAGCGAATAAATAGGGCTTCGAGGTCATATTCTCCTGTTTCTTGAATTTCGCTAGCTTCAACATAAATATGATCAATTAAAATTTTTTCTTCGGCAACTAAATCTTGTAAATTCCACCCTAAGGACGCCACATTTTGAATGATCTCTTTGGCGCTTTCTTCAAAGGAAACTAAAACCCCTGGCTCTCCATATTCCACTGCCCCCCGCACTAAAAATTCCACCCCAAATAGAGTTTTACCACAACCGGCTGAACCACAAATGAGGGTTGGTCGGCCCTGGGGTAAACCACCGTTGGTAATTTCATCAAAACCTTGAATCCCGGTGGGGCATTTAATTAGAGAGAGACTTTGGCTGTTATCTGTCATGATTTTTACGGATTCAATTTACTTGCCAGCATTGCCAATGGTGTTTAAATTTATGTTTGAGTTTTTGTCGTAATTATGTTCGCACAATATTCCCACTATTAATTTGCCGAGATTGAGCAATGATCACACCGTAGGCATGGGCTACTCCGATCGCCATTGTTGTCAACTGCCCGACCAAGGCCAACCCCATGACTTCAGTAATAACTTTTTGTCACATTAGCGGACCCAGACCCCAGCAACAGAAAGTGCCTTAGTCGGGTATGGTGAAATTTACCTAATTTTCCGCCTGAGTTCCATTTAGAAGCTAGTTGACCATGGAATTGGCCCCATGGACCCATACAGTCACGGCAATAGTATCCATTAAAACTGCGATCCCCGGCTACTACAATCAAGTTATTCCCCCCTCAACCATTGCTTAAACCATGGCAGAAAAACTATCTTCCTCACCACCAGCCCGGAACATTTTTCAGCGACTACCGCTTCTGGGGACTGGGGGCGTAGTTCTAACCATGGCGATCGCCGTTATGGGCATTGTCCAGGGTCTACGTACCATCAGCCCTTGGCTCCGCATCGGCAATAATCAGGCCAAGGCGGAAATTTCTACCCTCGTGGTGCAGCAAATCCGGGCAGTGAGTGAACTAACCACCACCATTTTTGCCATGGAAACCGTAGTGCCCACTAGTCAGGAACGGCAATGGGGTAATTTCACCCTGGGGCGCACCGACTTACTCTACATTGGCTACGGGGAAGTGCGGGCCGGCATTGATCTAGCCGAGATAAATGAACAAAGTATTCAACAACAGGGAGAAACGCTAATTGTC
The genomic region above belongs to Synechocystis sp. PCC 6803 substr. PCC-P and contains:
- a CDS encoding metal ABC transporter substrate-binding protein, producing the protein MATSFASRGGLLASGLAIAFWLTGCGTAEVTTSNAPSEEVTAVTTEVQGETEEKKKVLTTFTVLADMVQNVAGDKLVVESITRIGAEIHGYEPTPSDIVKAQDADLILYNGMNLERWFEQFLGNVKDVPSVVLTEGIEPIPIADGPYTDKPNPHAWMSPRNALVYVENIRQAFVELDPDNAKYYNANAAVYSEQLKAIDRQLGADLEQVPANQRFLVSCEGAFSYLARDYGMEEIYMWPINAEQQFTPKQVQTVIEEVKTNNVPTIFCESTVSDKGQKQVAQATGARFGGNLYVDSLSTEEGPVPTFLDLLEYDARVITNGLLAGTNAQQ
- a CDS encoding circadian clock KaiB family protein, translating into MENLNALSGNQNLEVWQLRLYVAGQTPKSVTAFINLKKICEEYLNGQYQIEIIDLTQQPELAIEDSILALPTLVRKLPEPIKKIIGDLSNTEKVLVGLQILPSMDWKI
- the kaiC gene encoding circadian clock protein KaiC — encoded protein: MTDNSQSLSLIKCPTGIQGFDEITNGGLPQGRPTLICGSAGCGKTLFGVEFLVRGAVEYGEPGVLVSFEESAKEIIQNVASLGWNLQDLVAEEKILIDHIYVEASEIQETGEYDLEALFIRLGYAINKIGAKRILLDTIEVLFSGLENTNIVRAELRRLFHWLKQKGVTAVITGERGDKNLTRQGLEEYVSDCVIKLDQKTVEEVATRTIQVVKYRGSRHSNNEYPFLIEENGISVLPITSLILNHSVSQERISTGIPQLDDMFGGQGYYRGSSILVTGRAGTGKTTLAAFFAQATCLRGERCLYLATEESPQQICRNLNSIGLDLSPYLDSQLLQFDATRPTNYNLEMRLFKIHSWVRNFKPSLVVVDPMSNLITSGNLNQTKNFFMRLIDYLKSQKITVFLTDLTGGNVGYDNEQTEVGVSSLMDTWLELQTLRINGERNRILYILKSRGMAHSNQVREFILSNDGVDLIEAYIGEGQVLTGTQRINQILEEEAIAKRRQQALELSKRNFERKKYLLQAKIDALQMKLASQDEELEVLMLEEKEFKQTMLANRNLIKKSRHIYQNP
- a CDS encoding DUF4230 domain-containing protein encodes the protein MAEKLSSSPPARNIFQRLPLLGTGGVVLTMAIAVMGIVQGLRTISPWLRIGNNQAKAEISTLVVQQIRAVSELTTTIFAMETVVPTSQERQWGNFTLGRTDLLYIGYGEVRAGIDLAEINEQSIQQQGETLIVTLPPPQILDQKIDVERSRIYHYDRGFLNLGPDTVPELQTLAQRQTLAKITAAACDQGILNQANQKAEVALASLLKNTGHRQVEIKTTNPTVCAIPSAQGLSRDKING